One Flavobacteriales bacterium DNA segment encodes these proteins:
- a CDS encoding Crp/Fnr family transcriptional regulator, whose protein sequence is MDELKQYIETLYPISNHEWELFSSKLQKIKLPKNTTITAKGKTEKYLYFVAEGIIRFFIPTEDLAITFGFVFKNEFATAYDSLITQIPSTYSIETLSESILWRISYKDLQLIYRTTECGNSIGRKMAEKMFLIKSQREHDLLTKTAEERYLNLFTQRPNLIREIPLKYIASYIGVTPQALSRIRKRI, encoded by the coding sequence TTGGATGAGTTAAAACAATATATCGAAACCCTTTACCCTATTTCTAACCATGAATGGGAATTGTTCTCTTCTAAACTACAAAAAATAAAACTTCCCAAGAACACGACAATTACTGCTAAAGGTAAAACTGAAAAGTACCTTTACTTTGTTGCTGAGGGAATTATTCGCTTCTTTATTCCTACTGAAGATTTAGCAATTACTTTTGGTTTTGTTTTTAAAAATGAATTTGCAACTGCTTATGATTCATTGATAACCCAAATACCTTCCACCTACTCCATTGAAACCTTATCGGAAAGTATCCTTTGGAGAATTTCATACAAAGATTTGCAATTGATATATCGTACAACCGAATGTGGAAATAGTATCGGCAGAAAAATGGCCGAAAAAATGTTTTTAATTAAGTCTCAAAGAGAACATGATTTACTCACTAAAACAGCAGAGGAACGTTACCTGAATTTATTCACCCAACGCCCTAACTTAATTCGTGAAATCCCATTAAAATATATTGCCTCCTACATTGGTGTTACTC
- a CDS encoding TonB-dependent receptor, with translation MKLFTFIITLFSSFLIFGQTTVCTIVDKESQSGISSSSIYMLDLSLTLYANENGDVSIDSTITLPQEVEVKALGYKSEIITLTKNTTKVELEALHYHLEEVIVSVPNSQLQRQHIINVEARKMEQLSYIPSSDIVEQISNIPGVETTGNGAGISKPTIRGLSGSRIVTLLNGLRIENQQWGADHGTGITNIGIKGVEIIKGPASLLYGSDALGGIIYFTDQDYSIKPESYIKSSFESNNLGINSEVGTKFSLKNLRVNIFGSQSSQADYQIPSGEFVKNARFSNYNFKTAIGYQKKNYNLNLKYNYLSGRVGIPGHTHSANATLKDFLSTSQSRATTIPAQVINNHYLLLDNKFYFNKNTLSMKVGHVINHLQEYDEKVTFPAINLLLNTTNYNIQYSIPAEKSGIVIGVQGMLQDNSNERASEQIIPDATSFENGLFALYNRSIKKLEFQAGIRYDFKHLQLNNDFKGTENGTQKQFNSINYSTGFAYENKSNVYRLNLSSGYRAPNTSELYSNGVHHAALRYELGNTNLQSEQANQVDLSWELSKEHLSIIINPYFSLINNYIYISPLDSMIDNKNVYEYQQANKATLFGGELGVHYHPHFAHQIHFETNFSYTEGRLSEDAFLPLIPQPKLNSLIKYEGKREGKIALNNISLQHQYFLPQNNIGLNESASIDYHLVHIGVHLDLNFKWQSQLNFGVRNLFNEAYINHLSQLKYLGINNPGRNIYIGLKINIK, from the coding sequence ATGAAATTATTTACCTTTATAATTACTTTATTCAGCAGCTTTCTAATTTTTGGACAAACTACTGTATGTACAATTGTAGACAAAGAATCTCAATCAGGGATCTCCTCCTCATCAATCTATATGCTAGACCTGAGCCTGACCTTGTATGCTAACGAAAATGGGGATGTATCCATTGATTCTACAATTACTTTACCTCAAGAAGTCGAAGTAAAAGCCTTAGGCTACAAAAGTGAAATAATTACACTAACAAAAAACACTACAAAAGTTGAACTTGAGGCCTTACATTACCATTTAGAAGAAGTCATTGTATCTGTACCCAACAGTCAATTACAGCGTCAGCATATTATCAATGTAGAAGCCAGAAAAATGGAACAACTCAGTTATATTCCTTCTTCTGACATTGTTGAACAAATTAGTAATATTCCAGGAGTGGAGACTACTGGGAATGGAGCTGGTATTAGTAAACCAACCATTAGAGGACTTTCTGGAAGTAGAATTGTTACTTTATTAAATGGGTTACGTATTGAAAACCAACAATGGGGAGCTGATCACGGAACAGGAATTACAAATATTGGAATAAAAGGAGTTGAAATCATTAAAGGCCCTGCTTCTTTATTGTATGGTTCTGATGCATTAGGCGGAATTATTTATTTTACTGATCAAGATTATAGCATTAAACCTGAAAGCTATATAAAAAGTTCATTTGAATCGAATAATTTAGGGATTAACTCTGAGGTTGGGACAAAATTTTCTCTTAAAAATTTACGCGTTAATATTTTTGGTAGTCAAAGTTCTCAAGCTGATTATCAAATCCCATCGGGTGAGTTTGTGAAAAATGCTAGATTTAGTAATTATAATTTTAAAACCGCTATTGGTTATCAAAAGAAAAATTATAATCTTAATTTAAAATATAACTACCTAAGCGGTAGAGTGGGAATACCAGGTCATACACATAGTGCTAATGCAACATTAAAAGACTTTTTATCGACATCACAAAGCAGAGCTACAACTATTCCTGCACAAGTTATTAATAACCACTATTTGTTATTGGATAATAAATTTTACTTCAATAAAAATACCTTAAGCATGAAAGTAGGTCATGTAATTAATCATCTTCAAGAATATGATGAAAAAGTAACTTTTCCAGCAATTAACCTATTACTTAATACCACCAATTATAACATCCAATATAGTATCCCTGCTGAAAAATCAGGAATCGTCATAGGTGTTCAAGGTATGCTACAAGATAATAGTAATGAAAGGGCTAGTGAACAAATTATTCCTGATGCAACCTCATTTGAAAATGGATTATTTGCTTTATATAATCGTTCTATTAAAAAGCTCGAATTTCAAGCAGGTATAAGATATGATTTTAAACACCTACAACTAAACAACGATTTCAAAGGAACAGAAAACGGTACACAAAAACAATTTAATAGCATCAATTATTCTACTGGTTTTGCTTATGAAAACAAAAGCAATGTCTACCGCCTCAACTTATCGAGTGGCTATAGAGCTCCTAATACTTCTGAGCTATACTCAAATGGAGTTCATCATGCAGCACTTCGATATGAACTTGGTAATACCAACTTACAATCTGAACAAGCCAACCAAGTTGATTTAAGTTGGGAGTTGAGCAAAGAGCACCTTTCGATTATTATCAACCCATATTTTAGCCTTATCAATAACTACATCTATATTTCGCCATTAGACAGTATGATAGACAACAAAAATGTTTATGAATACCAACAGGCTAATAAAGCAACTTTATTTGGTGGAGAACTGGGAGTACACTATCACCCACATTTTGCTCATCAAATTCACTTTGAAACCAATTTCTCATATACTGAAGGAAGATTAAGTGAGGATGCATTCCTCCCTTTAATTCCGCAACCTAAACTTAATTCCTTAATTAAATATGAAGGAAAAAGAGAAGGTAAGATCGCATTGAATAACATTAGTTTACAACATCAATATTTCTTACCACAAAACAATATAGGACTTAACGAAAGTGCTTCTATCGACTATCATTTAGTTCATATAGGTGTTCATCTTGATCTTAATTTTAAATGGCAATCTCAACTAAACTTTGGAGTTAGAAACCTTTTCAATGAAGCATATATTAATCACCTATCCCAATTAAAATATCTAGGCATTAATAATCCCGGTAGAAATATATATATCGGCTTAAAAATAAATATAAAATAA
- a CDS encoding transcriptional repressor, producing the protein MVKNLLKSKKIRETAFRLKVLEILLVEKKPLTVEEIEKQLGKFDRITLYRTIKTFEDKGVIHEIVIAGEPKRIALCASSCKDGEHHHHLEHIHFFCETCKETYCIDHVEIPEINIPNYVINSFDFQMKGMCEKCLNK; encoded by the coding sequence ATGGTAAAAAATTTATTAAAGTCAAAAAAGATAAGGGAAACAGCCTTTCGTTTAAAGGTCTTAGAAATTCTTCTAGTAGAGAAGAAGCCTTTGACAGTAGAAGAAATTGAGAAGCAATTAGGAAAGTTTGATCGAATAACACTTTACAGAACAATTAAAACTTTTGAGGATAAGGGAGTTATCCACGAAATAGTGATTGCTGGTGAACCCAAACGAATTGCTTTATGTGCTTCTTCTTGTAAAGATGGGGAACACCATCACCATTTAGAACATATTCATTTTTTTTGTGAGACTTGTAAAGAAACTTACTGTATTGATCATGTTGAAATTCCAGAAATTAATATACCTAATTACGTTATTAATTCATTTGACTTCCAAATGAAAGGAATGTGTGAGAAGTGTCTAAATAAGTAG
- a CDS encoding L,D-transpeptidase yields MTLRIFPFFFLLILSLKSWSQVINEEIRPAVNRGTEEFLKDYLSIKYPGRKFTDFIYVGVKRQELYLFRGGELLKVYPVSTSKHGAGSVEGSEMTPVGLHKVHGKFGEDIPENGILKHKRFTGELAEIEYRPMPINKDIITTRVITIEGLERGVNKGGKLDSYDRHIYIHGTAEEGLIGQPASHGCVRLKNKDVMDLFDLLSKGMYVIILNN; encoded by the coding sequence ATGACACTAAGAATATTCCCTTTCTTTTTTCTATTAATTCTTTCCTTAAAGAGTTGGTCTCAGGTAATTAATGAGGAGATCAGACCTGCTGTCAATAGAGGGACAGAAGAATTTTTAAAGGATTATTTATCGATTAAATACCCTGGAAGAAAATTTACGGATTTTATTTATGTGGGTGTTAAACGGCAAGAATTGTATTTATTTAGAGGAGGAGAGCTCTTGAAAGTATACCCAGTATCTACTTCAAAACATGGTGCAGGTTCAGTCGAAGGTAGTGAAATGACTCCAGTGGGGTTACATAAAGTGCATGGTAAATTTGGAGAGGATATTCCTGAAAATGGCATTCTAAAACACAAACGTTTTACTGGTGAGTTGGCAGAAATAGAGTATAGGCCAATGCCCATCAATAAAGATATTATCACCACAAGAGTTATTACTATAGAGGGATTAGAAAGAGGAGTGAATAAAGGAGGTAAGTTAGATTCCTACGATCGACACATCTATATCCATGGTACAGCAGAAGAAGGGTTGATAGGGCAACCAGCTTCACATGGATGTGTTAGATTAAAGAATAAAGATGTAATGGATTTATTTGATTTGCTCTCCAAAGGTATGTATGTAATCATTCTGAATAATTGA
- the ahcY gene encoding adenosylhomocysteinase: protein MTNTEKLPYKVKDISLADWGRKEIKLAEAEMPGLMSLREEYGESKPLKGARIAGCLHMTIQTAVLIETLVELGAEVTWSSCNIFSTQDQAAAAIAAAGIPVYAWKGMTEEEFNWCIEQTLFAFEGGKPLNMILDDGGDLTNMVLDDYPELVEAIKGLSEETTTGVHRLYERVKNGTLTMPAINVNDSVTKSKFDNKYGCKESLVDSIRRATDVMLAGKVAVVAGYGDVGKGSAASLAGAGARVIVTEIDPICALQAAMDGFAVKKMDNAIKEADIVVTTTGNKDIIVGKHFEMMKDKTIVCNIGHFDNEIDVAWLDNNHGSTKVTVKPQVDMYNINGNDIILLAEGRLVNLGCATGHPSFVMSNSFTNQTLAQIELWNNSENYENQVYMLPKHLDEKVAKLHLAKIGVELDVLSQDQAEYIGVTVEGPYKPEHYRY, encoded by the coding sequence ATGACAAATACAGAAAAATTACCTTACAAAGTAAAAGACATTAGTCTTGCTGATTGGGGAAGAAAAGAAATTAAATTAGCAGAAGCTGAAATGCCAGGTTTAATGTCTCTTAGAGAGGAGTACGGAGAATCTAAGCCTTTAAAAGGAGCTAGAATTGCTGGATGTTTACACATGACAATTCAAACTGCTGTTTTAATCGAAACTTTAGTTGAGTTAGGAGCTGAGGTAACTTGGTCTTCTTGTAATATCTTCTCGACTCAAGATCAAGCTGCTGCTGCAATTGCTGCTGCTGGAATACCTGTATATGCTTGGAAAGGTATGACTGAGGAAGAGTTTAACTGGTGTATTGAGCAAACGTTATTTGCATTTGAAGGAGGAAAGCCTTTAAATATGATTTTAGATGATGGAGGTGATTTAACAAATATGGTTTTAGATGATTATCCTGAGTTGGTTGAAGCGATTAAAGGGTTATCTGAAGAAACAACAACTGGTGTGCATAGATTATATGAGCGAGTTAAAAACGGAACTTTAACTATGCCAGCTATTAATGTAAATGACTCAGTAACAAAATCGAAATTTGATAACAAATACGGATGTAAAGAGTCTTTAGTAGATTCAATTAGAAGAGCTACAGATGTTATGTTAGCTGGAAAAGTAGCTGTAGTTGCAGGTTATGGCGATGTAGGTAAAGGTTCTGCTGCTTCATTAGCAGGTGCTGGAGCAAGAGTTATTGTAACTGAAATTGATCCAATTTGTGCATTACAAGCTGCAATGGACGGTTTTGCTGTTAAGAAAATGGATAACGCTATTAAAGAGGCTGATATTGTTGTAACAACTACAGGAAACAAAGATATTATTGTTGGTAAGCACTTCGAAATGATGAAAGACAAAACTATCGTTTGTAATATTGGTCACTTCGATAATGAAATTGATGTTGCTTGGTTAGATAACAACCACGGTTCTACTAAAGTAACTGTTAAGCCACAGGTTGATATGTACAATATCAATGGAAATGATATTATTTTGTTAGCTGAAGGACGTTTAGTAAACTTAGGATGTGCTACAGGTCACCCTTCTTTTGTAATGAGTAACTCATTTACAAACCAAACTTTAGCTCAAATTGAACTTTGGAACAATAGTGAAAACTATGAAAACCAAGTTTATATGTTACCAAAGCATTTAGATGAGAAAGTAGCAAAATTACATTTAGCTAAGATTGGTGTTGAATTAGATGTATTATCTCAAGACCAAGCTGAGTATATTGGTGTTACTGTTGAAGGTCCATATAAACCAGAACACTATAGATATTAA
- the nhaC gene encoding Na+/H+ antiporter NhaC → MSKDKRKPILIEALIPIVVLIILLSLSVYLNLEGGNQMGLIIATVVAGLIGYRLNYKWKEMLEGMSAAIGTAMPAIMILLLIGALAGTWLISGIVPTLIYYGLHILNPTYFLVAACIISAIVSLATGSSWSTIATVGVAMFGIGTALEIPAGLSAGAIISGAYFGDKMSPMSDTTNLAPAVAGTDLITHIRYMLWTTVPSIIITLIIFLIIGFFFDAEASTADIDSILKTIEGKFNITPALFIVPVVVIFMIIKKIDAIPSILTGAILGGVFAIIFQPEIIQDLGQNSNLENTSFIEASYRAVVNALTIETNVITENEMVNELFSTKGMYGMLYTIWLIVCAMSFGGMMEKLGLLKVITEAMISKKKTGKGSLILTTTATCIGFNVTTSDQYLAIVVPGKMFAKAYKDRGLAPQNLSRTLEDSGTVTSVLVPWNTCGMAQSSVLGIATGEYFFYCFFNILSPIMTVAYGYLGIKIAKIK, encoded by the coding sequence ATGTCTAAAGACAAAAGAAAACCGATATTAATTGAAGCACTTATTCCAATTGTTGTTTTAATTATCTTGCTTTCATTATCTGTCTATTTAAATTTAGAGGGAGGAAATCAAATGGGGTTGATTATTGCGACTGTTGTAGCTGGTTTAATAGGTTATCGATTAAACTATAAATGGAAAGAAATGTTAGAAGGTATGAGCGCAGCAATTGGTACAGCTATGCCAGCAATAATGATTCTTTTATTGATTGGTGCTTTGGCTGGGACATGGTTAATTAGTGGAATCGTTCCTACGCTAATTTATTATGGCTTACACATCTTAAACCCTACCTATTTTTTAGTCGCTGCTTGTATCATTAGTGCTATTGTTTCTTTAGCAACTGGTAGTTCGTGGAGTACTATAGCTACTGTTGGTGTTGCAATGTTTGGTATTGGTACTGCACTAGAAATCCCAGCAGGACTATCTGCTGGTGCAATTATTTCAGGTGCTTATTTCGGTGATAAAATGTCGCCAATGAGCGACACCACTAATTTAGCTCCTGCTGTTGCTGGGACCGACTTAATTACGCATATTCGTTATATGCTATGGACTACTGTTCCATCTATAATTATAACCTTAATTATATTTTTGATTATTGGCTTTTTCTTCGACGCAGAGGCGTCAACAGCTGATATCGACAGTATCTTGAAAACCATTGAAGGAAAGTTTAATATTACTCCTGCATTATTTATCGTTCCAGTTGTTGTTATTTTTATGATTATTAAGAAAATTGATGCTATTCCATCTATTCTTACTGGCGCCATTTTAGGTGGTGTATTTGCCATTATTTTTCAACCTGAAATTATTCAAGATCTAGGACAAAATTCTAATTTAGAAAATACTTCTTTTATTGAAGCATCCTATAGAGCTGTAGTCAATGCATTGACAATAGAAACAAATGTAATAACAGAAAACGAAATGGTAAATGAACTCTTCTCTACTAAAGGGATGTATGGAATGCTCTATACTATTTGGTTAATTGTATGTGCGATGAGCTTTGGTGGAATGATGGAGAAACTGGGACTTTTAAAAGTTATTACCGAGGCTATGATTTCCAAGAAAAAAACAGGAAAAGGGTCTTTAATTTTAACAACTACAGCAACTTGCATTGGCTTTAATGTTACAACTTCTGATCAATACCTTGCAATAGTTGTCCCAGGTAAAATGTTTGCAAAAGCCTATAAAGATCGAGGTTTAGCCCCTCAAAACCTAAGTAGAACTCTTGAAGATAGTGGAACTGTTACTTCGGTATTAGTCCCTTGGAACACCTGTGGAATGGCGCAATCTAGTGTTTTGGGCATTGCTACAGGGGAGTATTTCTTTTACTGCTTCTTCAATATTTTAAGTCCAATAATGACCGTGGCTTATGGTTACTTAGGGATTAAAATTGCCAAGATTAAATAG
- a CDS encoding glycosyltransferase family 2 protein — MKIIVAILNYNGKQWLEKFLPTVVSKSKEAEIVVIDNASTDDSITFLKQFFPKIQLVINKENHGFAGGYNEGLKSLEADYFILLNSDVEVTDNWIMPVIDALEQDQDIAAAQPKVLAYNNKSHFEHAGAAGGMMDQYGYPFCRGRIFNYTEQDQGQFDAPTEIFWATGACLFIRANVFKEQGGFDANYFAHMEEIDLCWRIKNSGKKILYLPNSTVYHVGGGTLDYMSPFKTYLNFRNSLYTLHKNYDGFLPLVIFIRLVLDGIAGIKFLFGGEFKNIWSIIKSHFHYYKHIPQLNKQRRALPQKKYSQLVGVYNKSIVWQFFALKKQNYSDL, encoded by the coding sequence TTGAAAATAATTGTTGCAATATTAAACTATAATGGTAAACAATGGCTAGAGAAATTTTTACCTACCGTTGTTTCTAAGAGTAAGGAAGCCGAAATTGTTGTTATTGACAATGCTTCAACTGATGACTCCATAACTTTCTTAAAGCAGTTTTTTCCAAAAATTCAGCTGGTTATTAATAAAGAAAATCATGGGTTTGCTGGCGGGTATAATGAGGGATTAAAATCTTTAGAAGCAGATTATTTTATTCTCTTAAACTCTGATGTCGAAGTTACTGATAATTGGATCATGCCTGTAATTGATGCTCTTGAACAAGATCAAGACATTGCTGCTGCTCAACCTAAAGTTTTGGCATACAATAATAAAAGTCATTTTGAACATGCGGGAGCTGCAGGAGGAATGATGGACCAATACGGTTATCCTTTTTGTAGAGGAAGAATTTTTAATTATACAGAACAAGATCAAGGTCAATTTGATGCTCCTACTGAAATATTTTGGGCCACTGGTGCTTGTTTATTTATTCGAGCAAACGTTTTTAAAGAACAAGGAGGTTTTGATGCGAACTATTTTGCACACATGGAAGAAATAGACCTCTGTTGGCGAATAAAGAATTCGGGGAAAAAGATTTTATACCTACCCAATAGTACTGTTTATCATGTTGGAGGTGGAACACTCGATTATATGAGTCCTTTCAAAACTTATCTTAATTTTAGGAATAGTCTGTATACTTTGCACAAAAACTATGACGGTTTCTTACCTCTTGTCATTTTTATTCGTTTAGTATTAGATGGGATTGCAGGTATTAAATTTTTATTTGGGGGAGAATTTAAGAACATTTGGAGCATTATTAAATCTCACTTTCATTATTACAAACATATTCCTCAACTCAACAAACAACGTAGGGCTTTACCTCAAAAAAAGTACAGTCAATTGGTAGGAGTATATAACAAAAGTATTGTGTGGCAATTTTTTGCGCTCAAAAAACAAAACTATTCAGATTTATAA
- the prmA gene encoding 50S ribosomal protein L11 methyltransferase has product MDYIKVSFELAPVLPAREILYAELGELPFESFEETDNGIEAYIPAPSFKEEMLKDLMIERLPNQGVKIATETIEQQNWNAVWESNFEPIVVNDRCVIRAPFHEKTAVDYEVIISPQMSFGTGHHETTFLISNELFHLNLKNKSLLDMGCGTGVLAIIGHLLGAHPIEAIDIEEWAYENTKENNTLNKVEGMTVLHGDAALLENKNFDVILANINRNILLNDMTTYANCLNKGGKILFSGFYETDVPTIKASAEENGLIFEKIEVKNNWAMALFTK; this is encoded by the coding sequence ATGGATTATATTAAAGTTAGTTTTGAACTTGCCCCTGTTTTACCTGCAAGAGAAATCTTATATGCAGAATTAGGTGAGTTACCTTTTGAATCTTTTGAAGAAACTGATAACGGCATAGAAGCCTATATCCCCGCTCCGAGTTTTAAGGAAGAAATGCTTAAGGATTTAATGATAGAGCGCCTTCCCAATCAGGGAGTTAAAATAGCTACAGAAACAATAGAACAACAAAATTGGAATGCTGTTTGGGAAAGTAATTTTGAACCAATTGTTGTCAATGATCGTTGTGTAATTAGAGCGCCTTTTCACGAGAAAACAGCGGTAGATTATGAGGTCATCATTTCCCCTCAAATGTCTTTTGGAACTGGACACCATGAGACTACTTTTTTGATTTCAAATGAGTTATTTCATTTAAACTTAAAGAATAAAAGTTTACTTGATATGGGATGCGGAACAGGTGTTTTAGCAATTATAGGACATTTATTAGGGGCGCATCCAATTGAGGCAATTGATATCGAAGAATGGGCTTATGAAAATACCAAAGAGAATAACACCTTAAATAAGGTGGAGGGGATGACAGTTTTACATGGAGATGCTGCATTATTAGAAAATAAGAATTTTGATGTGATTTTAGCAAATATTAATCGAAATATCTTACTCAATGATATGACTACTTATGCAAATTGTTTAAATAAAGGAGGAAAGATCTTGTTCAGTGGTTTCTATGAAACAGATGTCCCTACAATAAAGGCCTCGGCAGAAGAAAATGGTTTAATTTTTGAGAAAATAGAAGTAAAGAATAATTGGGCAATGGCGTTATTCACTAAATAA
- a CDS encoding S8 family serine peptidase, translated as MVNKVLLFLLVFYLPLLSMAQNDTIKFWVQFTDKNNSPYSINFPEEFLSERAILRRTKQNIPILFNDLPVNQTYIDSILNSGNFYLQNQSKWLNAITISTNDSNHINLLNNISFIEHIRNVQYLPITYEEEVALPFNTNKQAYLSSHNLEHYPYGATYQQLNLHQAQRLHEFGFKGQGIHIAVIDAGFLNVDNMRGLEHLFSDHRILSIKDFVDHDDNVYEDHQHGAAVLSIIAGNIPGEYYGSAPQASFHLLRTEDANSELIVEEDNWVAAAEYADSAGVDIINTSLGYTRFDDSTQNHTYADLDGNTTRIAIASDIAASKGILLVTSAGNNGESDWKYISTPADADSVLTIAAVNENGNRGGFSSVGPSSDGDVKPNIASVGWDTYYISPWSSNIERGSGTSFSAPMTAGMAACLWQGLPQYSNMDLKQLIEESSSQYLAPDSLIGYGIPNFYEAYSKAAGIQYSAPRNSVLDAYPNPFTNQITLLINSNVAQQAKLTVTNYLGQPVQSINQSIEIGQNLATINFTENWKAGTYYITVTFENNESEVIKFIKI; from the coding sequence ATGGTCAATAAAGTTTTACTTTTTCTTCTTGTTTTCTACCTACCTCTTCTTAGTATGGCCCAAAATGACACCATCAAATTTTGGGTTCAATTCACAGACAAAAACAATAGTCCCTACTCTATTAATTTCCCTGAAGAATTTCTTTCTGAACGAGCTATTTTAAGACGTACTAAACAAAACATTCCTATTCTATTCAATGATCTTCCTGTCAATCAAACTTATATTGACTCCATTTTAAATAGTGGAAATTTTTATTTGCAAAATCAATCAAAATGGTTGAATGCTATTACCATCAGTACCAATGACTCTAACCATATCAATCTTCTAAATAATATTTCCTTTATTGAACACATTAGAAATGTTCAGTACCTCCCAATAACATACGAGGAGGAGGTTGCACTTCCTTTTAATACCAACAAACAGGCTTACCTATCTAGTCATAACTTGGAACATTATCCCTACGGAGCAACCTATCAACAATTGAATTTACATCAAGCTCAACGGCTCCATGAATTTGGTTTTAAAGGTCAAGGAATACATATTGCTGTTATTGATGCAGGCTTTTTAAATGTTGACAACATGAGAGGGCTAGAGCACCTATTTTCTGATCATCGAATTTTAAGTATTAAAGATTTTGTTGATCATGATGATAATGTATACGAAGATCATCAACATGGTGCTGCCGTTTTATCTATTATAGCAGGAAATATTCCTGGAGAATATTATGGTAGCGCCCCTCAAGCTAGTTTTCATTTACTCAGAACTGAAGATGCTAACAGCGAATTAATTGTTGAAGAAGACAACTGGGTTGCAGCAGCAGAATATGCAGACTCTGCTGGTGTGGATATTATCAACACGTCACTAGGCTATACACGTTTTGACGATTCAACCCAAAATCATACGTATGCTGATTTAGATGGAAACACAACCAGAATAGCTATAGCATCTGATATTGCAGCTAGCAAAGGAATACTATTGGTAACAAGTGCAGGAAACAATGGTGAATCTGATTGGAAATACATTTCTACTCCTGCTGATGCTGATAGTGTGTTGACTATTGCTGCTGTTAATGAAAATGGAAACCGAGGAGGTTTTAGTAGCGTTGGCCCATCTTCCGATGGAGATGTAAAACCCAATATTGCATCTGTAGGTTGGGATACCTATTATATTTCACCATGGTCTAGCAATATAGAACGTGGTAGCGGAACTTCTTTTAGCGCCCCTATGACAGCAGGTATGGCTGCATGTTTATGGCAAGGTTTACCTCAGTATTCTAACATGGATCTCAAACAATTAATTGAAGAAAGCTCCAGTCAATATCTTGCTCCTGATTCTTTAATCGGTTATGGAATTCCTAATTTTTATGAGGCTTATAGTAAAGCAGCTGGAATACAATATTCAGCCCCTAGAAATAGTGTACTTGATGCTTACCCAAACCCATTCACCAACCAAATAACTCTTTTGATAAATAGTAATGTAGCACAACAAGCTAAATTAACTGTAACCAACTATTTAGGACAACCTGTACAATCAATTAATCAAAGTATAGAAATAGGTCAAAACCTAGCTACAATTAACTTTACTGAGAATTGGAAAGCTGGCACCTATTACATCACAGTAACATTTGAGAATAATGAATCTGAGGTTATTAAATTTATTAAAATCTAA
- a CDS encoding gamma carbonic anhydrase family protein, with protein sequence MPLIKTVRNHTPLFGKNNYIAENATLIGALTTGDDCSFWFNSVVRADVNTIQLGNKVNVQDGAIIHCTYNKFATTIGNNVSIGHKAIVHGCTIKDNVLIGMGAIVMDGCIVNEHVIVAAGAILTQGTITEPGYIYAGIPAKKIKPVGQHLLEGEIERVANNYVKYASWYKP encoded by the coding sequence ATGCCCTTAATTAAGACCGTTAGAAATCATACTCCCCTATTCGGAAAAAATAATTATATCGCAGAAAATGCGACTCTAATTGGAGCCTTAACAACTGGTGACGATTGTAGTTTTTGGTTCAACAGTGTGGTTAGAGCTGATGTCAATACTATCCAATTAGGAAATAAAGTCAATGTCCAAGATGGAGCTATTATCCATTGTACTTATAATAAATTTGCTACAACTATTGGAAATAATGTTTCTATTGGACACAAAGCCATTGTACATGGCTGCACGATTAAAGATAATGTTCTCATAGGAATGGGAGCAATCGTTATGGACGGCTGTATTGTTAACGAACATGTGATTGTAGCAGCTGGAGCGATCTTAACACAAGGAACGATTACAGAACCCGGCTATATCTATGCTGGTATTCCAGCCAAAAAAATAAAACCTGTGGGACAGCACTTATTGGAGGGAGAAATTGAACGTGTTGCAAATAATTATGTCAAATACGCCAGTTGGTATAAGCCTTGA